The sequence TCACCTGgggaggcagagcccagagagAAACAAGAGGGTCCGGAAGCCCCTGAGTCCCAAACCGCATACCCCCATACATAACCATTTGTAAAaagctcctctctcctttttcttacaTATACAAGGTCCTCTTGGCAGGTGTAGCCATGTGTCTGAAAAGTCAGTTCTAGTCAGGCTGAACTCTGGGCGCATCTCTCAGTGGAGGGAAGCACAATCGGCAAAGATTATTCTTTGCACTGGTTTAGTCTTTTGTTGGCAAGGCTGACTGCCAGTTGCGGAAATAAGGCTGTGATAAGGGTGCAAGAATGTGTGTTTGGATTCGCACTAAGGAATTGCTTTTACCACCAGAGGTTCAGATTTAGTAAACTGTCAGATGTCCTAAATGCAGGCTGAAGCCTATAGTGAAGGTCACTGGCTTTGGGAGTAGAAAATTACATGGACGCACACGGCTTGAACTTGATGACAGCTCTTCCTTCACCTTGGACTTCAGCCTAAGTCAGTCCTTAGTCTTGGTGGATGAACTGAGTGTGGAATTCCTATGTATTGAATTTTAGGAATGTTTTTAGAACAGCATCCCTCCGTGCCCTCAGAGTTAGGGGTCAGAATAGTCAGAGGAATTTGTGGGCAATGAGGGGAAGCTGTATTGCTTGCCCTCTCAGGTCTAGTCCAGTGCTGAGATTTGGTGGTTCTGCATGTGTGgtgaattttatacacacacacacacacacacacacacacacacacacagatgagaGGATGTTTAGGGCTCAACGAACCCAGATTTCTTCCCCCTCCATCTCTCAGGGAGACAAAGAACCTCCTTCCTGGGCCAAGGAGGTGCCAAGTTTTCTAGCTCGTTGCCCATATCCATCCCTCAAGCAGACATTGGTAATGCCCCTGCCATGGgtcccacccctacccctactCTATTCCTGTCTCCTCCATTCATCGCCTGGTGGACTAGAAATGCTTAAAACTTGAAGTAGTGACATCTACCTGCGGTCATGTAGAgagatgaaacacacacacacacacatttttctcttagttttttaattttttaagcagtAAAGAACTCACCTTGCCTTCCTCCCCAGAATCTGAAACCTGTAAAAACTTTCCCCAAGCCGGAAGTCGGGATTCAGCTTCCTGATCTCTGGCGGAAAGAGCCACAGCTTTTCCTCCACGTCCTTTGTCCACTCTCAACCTCTCTAGTCTGGGTAACGTCTGTGGATTAGTGTTAAAAACCACAGTGGAGAATGGCCCtctgcaggaaagaaaaataagcaaatatacaGTCCATCTAAGGGTTCAGTAGAGAAAGAAATGTGTTGGCTTAGCCTATATTCCTCCTGGGAAGTACTAATCATAATTGACAACTATGGAGTAGGTACCATGCTAAGGACTTACACTGCCTCCATGAATCTTCTCAACAGCCCAGTGACTTAGGAACCATTACTTTCCCATTTTACACaagacaaaactgaggctcagataagaGAAAGGCACTGGCTTGCAAGACAGGAATAAGGATTCGGTCCTGCCTCTGGCTGACTCCTAACCCTGCTCTCTATTCTGGGGGGAAGGAATTGAAACATAATCATGCTCTAACACACAGGAAGATTTAGGAAAAGATTGAGAAGTGCAAACTAGACCTGCATCCTTGACCATGGTCTTTAGTGTCCCCTGCTATAGACATTATCCACTGTCCCATGTTATGGTTATTGTTGAGAAAACCCAGGGATATAGGTTTGCCTTCTAGGTTTGATAATTCCTCTTggtttaagaaatataaaaacaataacacaTCTTCAGTCATCCATGTCACAAAAGAATTTTCCTTTGTTTGGAGTGGGGGGCTCTGGGGATGCAACTTTTTTGGGGGTGTCTTGGTTTATGCTCCTTACCCTTGACCACCTCAGCCCCtcgccctgcccccaccccagctccatgGTGGGAGGGGGCTCTGATATTTTCTAAGGTGGGTGGTTTGTCTCTTGGTCTTTCCCTTTGagatgtgcgtgtgtgtttgcgtgtgccGCGTGTGTGGcatgcgtgtgagtgtgtgtgcgcgtgAACAGCTTTGGATTCTGTTGGTTATGCTGTCAGCTGCCGTGTTCCGTGGGTCTGTGGTATCTGACACTATGGACATTAATGTACTCCttggacattttaataaaattttttaacagttCAGCCTGCCTCCTGAcaccttccttcattcatttactcaacaaggACTTACTGGGCAGCTGTTATATGCCGTgtactgtgctgggtgctggggagatAGTGGTGGACAGAACAGATGTGACCCCTGGGAGGTGGTCAGGGGAGACTTCTTAGAGGAGGTGAATGGAATCTAAAGGATGAATAGCATTAACTAgacaaagaagggaagaaaggaagagagtttcaggcagagggaagagtaaAAGTGAAAATCTTCTTGCAGAAGGGAACATGGTTCATTTGAGAAACAGCAAAGAGTCCATAGCGGCTGGAGCGGAGTGACAGAGGTAGACAGTGgagggagatgaggtcagagaggcagAGGATGGATCACTCAGGGCAATATGGGCTGTAATGAgaagtttgggttttattctaaagCAATAGTGGCAACATAAACAAGGACAAAAGGTGAATGCCAAGCTTGGAAACAATTCTTCAAATCAGAGATAAAGGAATTTTgccttaatatataaagagctcctacaaatcaatacGAAAAACCCCAATAATCCAATAGCCAAATGGGCACAGGATATGAACAAAAAGCTCAAAGAAAAGGACAGATGGCTCTTAAACTACAACATATGCTCAACAAAATAATACACAATTTTCAGATCACCAAGATACACAAATAAGGACATataaataaaagggaataaaCGAATAAATCTCACAAGAGAGGGGCCTTGCATATTTCAATGATGACAATGTACCTGAACTGAGAATAATTTATGATTTACTCAACTTCCTGCATCTAAAGTCAAAGTGGAGGATAGTCAGCTTCATATAACAGGTGAATTGCAAGTgacaaccacaatgagatattatttttcACCTATCAGGTTGGCTAAGGTAACAAGTGATAACACATGATGCTACTGAGGACATATGGAAATAGGTAGGTACATCTGTTACTGATGGGCTATAAATTGGCCCCACCTCTAAGAAGAGTTGGAGATCACTAACAAAACGGCCGGCAAGTTTTGACGCCTTGATCAAACAATTCCTGCTATCATCCTCCAGTTATACTTGCACTTATGTGATGACCATGGTACTTATTACTAACAGCAAAATAtgggaaacaatgtaaatgtccacCATTAGGAGACTGATTACAAAGATTATGGTGCATCCAAACAGGGACTACTTTGCCAAACTTCAAAAGAATgctggttgggcttccctggtggcgcagtggttgagagtccgcctgccgatgcagggaacacgggttcgtgccctggtccgggaggatcccacatgccgtggagcggctgggcccgtgagccatggccgctgagcctgcgcgtccggagcctgtgctccgcaacgggagaggccacaacaatgagaggcccgcgtaacgcaaaaaaaaaaaaaaaagaatgctggtgggggaagggggcggATTTTTACATGCTGAAGGAAACCAGTCCccaaatatattgttaaataagAGTTACTTCAAAAGTGTAtatgagggtttccctggtggcgcagtggttgagaatccacctgccaatgcaggagacacgggttcgagccctggtctgggaagatctagcatgccacggagcaactaagcctgtgcgccacaactactgagcctgcgctctagagaccgcaagccacaactactgaagcccgtgcacctagagcccacgctccccaacaagagaagccaccgcaatgagaagcccgcgcaccgcaacaagaatagcccccgctcaccacaactagagaaaaacccgagcgcagcaacgaagacccaatgcagccaaaaataaataaataaatttataaaataaagtatatatggcacacaaatgttcatagcagcattattcacaatagccaaaaggtggaaacaacccaaatgtccattaactgataaaagaaaatgtgatatatatacatatatatgaacattattcagccataaatattatactgaatgaaagaagctagacacaaaaggacacatactgtaggattccacttaTACAAAATATCAAGAcgaggcaaatccacagagatggGAAGTAGATGAACAGTTTTCAGGGcatggagtggggagggaggaatggagagtGATTGCTTAATGAGTAGGAGATtttctttggggtgatgaaaatgataGGGGTGATGGTTGAACAACACTGgtaatgtactaaatgccactaaattgaagactttaaaatgtttacaatggTGAATTTCATATTATGTGAAGTTTtacaacataaaaaatatatgttgcaTATTTTCATTTGTGTAGAAATGGGGGGAAAACAATATATGCATATTTGATTGAATGAATATAAAACATCTTTTGAAGGACATGTAAGAAATTTTAGATGTCTCTGAGAAGTGCACTGGGTGCTGGAAGACAGGAGTGAGACATTTTTCTGAATAACTAGCTTCAGGAGTGGCTCTACCCTGGTTGCCATCCTTAGGTCTCCTCCAGGTGGACCCTCAAAGACCTGCAGTCCAACAATGCAGAGACCCAGCAGAAAGAGGGTTCCCTTGGTCCTATTGGTCCATCAAAATCCCAGGCAGTCTCATTGGTCTGCATGGGTCCATGTCTACCCCTGGACCAATTAGGGTTGCCCAGGAAGATGAGCCACAGCCCTCATTGCCCAGTGGAGTCAGCCCCTCTGACTCACAGAATGAGAGGAGGGAAACTTACATACCCGAGGCAAAATCAGGATGCTGGAACCCATGGAAGGGAGAAAGGATGTCAGCAGGGAAAAGGCGGGATGAAAGAAATCTCATGCACTCATCTCCAGAAAAATGCCCCTACCATTCCTCTAGTCAAGGAAGCTAAGGCACAGCTGGAGCCCAAGGCAGTCTAACCAAGGGACTGGACCCTGGCTTCAGATGAGTGGTTGGAATCTCTAGGAGTTCTGTCCCATCTGACATTGAAGCATGAGCAGTTAACGACCACCCCACTTCTACAACCATATCAGACATTTacacttttttcctcttctccctttctttgtaTGCCCGAAACGAAACTTTCAATACTCCTCGGCCCACACTCTCCCTACCCGCACCTCCACACCCACCCCAGGGAAAATTTGCAACTTCTCTGCCTTCCTGATGCAGGAACTCAACACCCAGTTTCACACACTTCATTCCCAGGGGACTGAGAGGAATCGCTGGATTGGTTAGTGACCCAATTAGGACAGGGCTGAGAAAGGCCAGACCCATGGGAGGTGGCTCGAGAGACAGAGTGAGGGAACAAcgatgggggcggggagggacggGAGAGAGATTGGGGATAGGGAATGGTCCTGAGGAATGAGAGGAGACGCTTCCCAACTGAATCATCACCAAGCACCCCCAGCTGAAAAACATTTTGTCCACCAAAGTGCATTTTTGAAGTAACTACCCACGAGCtgtctcattttctcattcatcaaaaaaaaaaatttattgagcccCTGCTGTACACTTTGTACTCACTGGGATCTTAGAACAGCCTTGatacagaggaggaaataggATCAGGGGTTTTGTCACTTGGTCATAGAggcaggattcgaacccaggcacacctggttCCAAAACCCACAGATGGGTTTCCTGGAGATGGATGTGACAATATGGAGGGCTCCAGGAGGGACCCCAGTGCCACTCCAGGCAAGACCTCGAAACTGGGGTCTCCAAAAGCTGGGGTGGCCTCGTTCATGGACAGTCTCCCTGAGCTAGCTGTTAACACTGGGGAGTTTGGGTCCTGACTTCTTAGCACAAATTACCCTTTAGAACATGGAGCTCAGAGAGGATTTTGAGGTTTAAAGACAATTCAACCTCTCCTGGACCTCTAAGAAGGAaaatgtggggggagggaggttagaaaaggagagaggaactCAGTGAGAATGGGGATGTGGTCTCAGAGAGGAAGCGGGAGCCTACTGCTTGCATAGCACAAAGGGTAGGGGCACGCCAgagcctcagtttgttcatctggGTGCTGCAAGGGTGTCTCGTGAACAGCTGTTGTCTGGGATATAGTTAGCGTGCAAACGGAGGATATCCAGCAGCTCCAGAAGTCCACCTGGGTCTGAGATGCTGCCTGGAGCTGGGCCCATCTGGTGAAGGGGCAGCCATTAAGCCCTATGGGGCACACAGTTCGGGCCCATGGTAAGAAGTTCCTGAGAACTGGGAAGTCAGTTGTCCTGGGGACGACGTTGACAGTCTCTATGGTGACAGTTTGGAGGGGCGGGCCCTACCGACAAGGGAAAGCCTAGGGGGACAGGTGTTCTGTTACCTCAGACACCGGAGTGTGGTCTCCATGGCAACAGCTGCCGGGGGCGGAGGGGTGGGTCCAAACCGCTTGGGGGCGGAGCTTGGAGGGTAGCAAGGAGCTGGGGCACCCCGCGGAAAGGAGCAGCCTGTTTCCATGGTGAGAGCTGGAGAACCGAATGTTGGGTCACTCTCAGGACAGTTAGGGGAGGGGGTGGTCTCCATGGCTGTTGGTCAGGGTGAGGACAGTGGGAGTGAAGTTGTAGGTCTCTGGGGTGAATGTGGGTGAGATGGTAAACGTGCGGTGTCCATGGTTacagctggaggagggaggtACTAACTCCATGGGTGTGACTGATGAAGGAAGGGCTGTGTGACTCTAGGTGACAGGTAGAAGCTGGGCTGGTCGCCTTGGTAACAATGGGAAGTGGGGCAGCTTCTCTCTGTAGTGAATGACATAGATTTTATGGGTCTCTGGGCCTGGGAGATGGTCTCTTAGGCGACAGCCAGGAAAGGGGCCGTCAGGTGAAGACGAATTTGCTCCCTCAGATACCTAAGGGATGGGCCACGGCTGCCAGTAATGCGAGCCAGCTGGGGCGTGTCAATCTGTCTTAACAGTGACAGACAAGGGTGGTGTCCCCTGAAACTGGAGGGGTGgagctgttctccacagtgacctGGGGACACGACCTGTTACTATGGAAACTGGGGGACTCGTGGGAGAAGGGGGGAGAATGGGAGTAACCAATCTCCAGGTCACCCTAGAGGAGAGGACAGGAGCCCACAGTCTTCATGTGACCATGGTGGCATGGTCAACTGACGAACTCTGAGGTTTCTGGTTTCTCTACAGGTGATAGGGAGGAGGGTTCAGTGTCCCGGTGACCTTAGGGGACCAGTCTTCAGTCTCCAGGGAGATGCATAGGACGTGTGCCCAGTCTCCTGATAATCCCGGGGGTCCAGCCTCCAGGCGACCTTGGGGGTAGTTCCAGAAGACCTCGCGAGACGTTTCCAGTGTTCAGGAGACCTCGGGTTCTGTTGGtctccagtggttctcagaggGTGTGCCCTGTCTCCTGGAGAAAgttgggagaggagaggaatCCACTGTCCAGGAGAGGCGGGGCTTGGTCGATTTCCAGGGGACTCCAGGGGACTTGGCTTCCGGGACTGGCCAGACTCTGGGGACCTCAGAGGGTGTGGCCAGGGTTTAAGGACCGCAGGAGGCCTGGTCAACTTGCAGGGCACCGCAGGGTGCATGGCCAGTCTCCAGGGGTGTGGTCCATCTCCAAGTGGCCGTAGGGCACTCGGCCAGCCGCCAAGCGCCCCAGCGGTCCACGGCCCGGGCCTAGACGCGCAGCGGGGTCCAGGCGGCGGGGTCTCGCGCACCTCCAGCCCACCCGCCGCCTccggcccagccccagccccagccaccaGGTGCGGGGTCCGGTGCACCAGGCGCGCGGTAGCAATAGACGCCGAAGAGGCGGCGCGTGGCGTCAGGAAAGCCGAGGCTGCGCACACCTGGCCGGCGGCCGCCGCAGCGCGCGCGCGGGTTCACGATGGGGTAGCGTGCGCTCCCGTCCGCCAGCCAGCCTGCGGTGCAGCGGTCCAGCAGCTGCAGCTTCCACGCAGCGAACAACTGCCCCACCTTGGCCACGGCCGCTCCGCGCGCCGCGCAGGCGCGCGCTGCTCCCGCGAAGGGCACGGGCCGCAGCGGCTTCAGGAAGAACACGCGGCctgcaggggggtggggaggagtggtTAGGGCCGCTCTTGGGACCCGGCTTCCTCGGGATTCAGGACACTCCCCCGCTTGCAGCCTAGGACCTCAGCCTCAGGGCTCAGATACACCCCCTCCCCTGAAGCCCGGGACCACAGCCTCGGCTAGAGCAGTGCTGGTGCCAGGCGATGTTTGATTGCCGTGCCTAGGCAGTACTAGGGAAGGGATCTCCTGGTTCGGACCCCCGAGGGCGGGTGTGGAGAGGAAGGACAGGGAGGGAGACCTGGGCGGAGTGGTAAAGACTCTGAGAGGGAGGGGTACCTGTGTGTGGGTGGGGTCTCATACGCGGGGCGGGGCCCGGGCCAGCGGAGGGCAGGACCATCCTCCCAGGGGTGGAGCCTACGCACCCGGGAGGTTGGATGTGAAGCAGAAGGCGTCGTAGAGTTCCTCGGCGTTCTGGCGGTAGCCGTAGTTGCGCACACCCCCCGAGGCTCCGCCGCCAGCCCCGGCGCTCCCGGCCCCGCCCAGGCCGCCGCAGGGCTCCCGGGGCTGGCTCACCGGGTACTGCACCGAGCCGTCGCGCAGCCAACCCGCGTTGCACCAGTCCAGGCCGTCGCGCCAGGCCGCGTGCAGCTGCTCAGCCGACGCCAAGATGCCGTCCTGTTCAGCGCACGCGCGTTGCGCCTCCGTGAAGGTCAGCTTGTAGCGGCCTCCACGCGGGTGGTAAGGGAAGACTACGCCTGAGAGGATACACGAGGGTCAGCTCGGACCCCCCAACTCTCACCCACCTACCTGACGTCTGTGGTGCCGTGTGACTCTTCAACCTAGACCTTTCAGGCCATCCCTCACTATGGCCTCAGAGCTGACCATGCCTTTCCCCAGTTCACACCCCTCATACTCGCTGTGCCTTAAGCTTACGATTCACTTGACCCTCCCCCTTGACATACTTAATCATGTCCACCTCCTTTCCACCACTGGAGACCTTTGTTCATGTTCTTTCCACCTGTCGAACTACTAtgcatccttcaaaacccagctcccACAACCCTCCTCCATTCAGTTCTACGTGCTTCTGACATTCTTCCAGCATTGGGACCTTCCTTCTTGTCAAATCCTGAGCCCACAAAACTGACTCCCTCACACTGGGAGCCCACGAAAGTTTGACCCGGGGCAAAGACCTCTTTGATCTCCAGCATTGTCCAGGACAATTCCCATTGGTTTCCCTTCTACCTTCAGTTCTTATAACTCGTCCCTTATCAGAATCACAGTCGTCTCCGCTCACTAGcgttctgtgtgtctgtgtttgtgggCTGGACCTTGGGGGTGCAGGTGCAGATGCTTCTCTCAGCAGATGCAGGAAGGATCAAACAGCAGCCGGAGAGAAGAGCTGGAGCCTGACAGACTAgagttccagtcctggctctgccactcactggtATGTGCCCTGGTCAAGgctctaacctctctgagccagttGCCCCTCTGTGAGTAATACCATCTCCCTCAGGGTTTGggggaaaattaaatgaaagctcAGAGAGCTCTTCAGTCAAGCtcctggcacatagaaaacaCCCAATAAAGGAGAGCTGCTTcagttattgttgttgtttttcgcTATTGTTGGGAAGTTCAGCAGTGAGGGCTCTGAAATCTCTCTAGCATCTTCTGAGGTGGAGTGAAGAAGGCAAACCACATGGGAGGGAATTCTTCAGAGAGAAACCCTACTTCCCAGCTCCACAGTCAGCCAATCAGAGCATCCCATCTCCCAGGCACAGTGATTGGCCCATGGATAGGCAAATGACTCAAGCTGGGCCAATGAAGGACAACTCTGGAACTCTAGCTAGCACTCCTAGGAAATCAATTGCCAAGCTGGGAGGGTGGAAGCCTGGCACTACTTTTTGGTTCCATCAGGGGAAACTTGTCCAAGGAGAGCCCACCCAGggaaacagagctgaaggaaggaTTTCTGACATGATGTGAATGCCTGGATCTCACTGTGCCTGGATCCTACCAAAGGGTTTCCCGGCGTCttcactattgacattttggactggattattctttgctgtggggagaCTGTCCTGTGTGTTGTGGGCTGTTtacagcatccctggtctctacccactataTCACCACAACCTACTTCTAGATCTTGCCAATATCCCCAGGTAGCAAAATCATCCCAGATCAGAACCATTATCCTACCCCACCAAGCCGCTGAATTCCTTCAGGCCAACTTGATTTGATTTCTGTCCTTTGCAATaccctcctcttttctctcttagaAATGAGCCTCATCCTGCCCACAGGCTAGTCACCTTCCAGGTCCAGCTTGACCATGCCAGTGTCATCCTCCAGCTCGTTGGTGACCTCGCACTCATAGCGCCCATAATCCTGCAGCGTGACGTTTCGGAGAACCAGGGAGGCATCCCCGGGCCCATCGCCCTGCAGCTCAGCCCGCCCGCGGTAGCTGCCGAAGGCCCGGTGCTGGGCACCCAGTGCCACGAAGACATCGGCAAAGGCCAGCGGGTCCACCACCTTGGTCCACTTGAGGCGGACGCTGTCGTGGCCGTGGGCGGCTGCCTCGTAGTGGTAGCGGCAGGGCAAGACGATGGTGCCACCCCGGTGGCTGACCACCTGTCCCGGCGCTGTCTGCACCACCACCGAGCCCGACTCCCCTTCTATGGGCAACCAAAGAGGGTTAAGAAGAGGTTctaggggcggggcaggggaacCTGGGGAGGGGGACCCAGGGAAAGGGATGTGGGAAGAAAACTTGGGTGCGGATCAGGAGATCAGAAGGGTAAAGGGGCTCCGTAAGGGGActagggagggggcggggactgTGGCCATCAGGACCGCCCAGCACCCTCCGTCCTCCCCGCTCCATGCACCCTGGTGATCCTACTTGGCCACGGCTTCTGCGGGGCAAGATCAGCTTCCACGGCCCTGACTCACCCAGCACGTGCACGACCTTCTTCCGGCCGTGCTCCGCTTCCGCGGCGCCGGTGAGCAGCAGGACTCCCCATGCAGCTGCCCAGAGCGCCCCGCGACCGAGGGCCGCCGCCGGAGCACACACCTGGGGGCACAGTGCGCTCAGTGCAGCCTCCTGGCCTTTGTCTTTCAGAAGACTAACTCCCTGGCCTTCCTTTCCCGCGGCGAGGACTTCTTACATGCCCAGGTCCCCAGCCCAGCCAGGATCCCAGAGGATTCCCCCAAGGAGAAGGCTAGCAGACCCTCCCACCCACAGACCCTCCCACTCTCCCAGGATCTCACACACTTGCCCTTGGGCAAAGCGC comes from Tursiops truncatus isolate mTurTru1 chromosome 3, mTurTru1.mat.Y, whole genome shotgun sequence and encodes:
- the HAPLN4 gene encoding hyaluronan and proteoglycan link protein 4 — translated: MVCAPAAALGRGALWAAAWGVLLLTGAAEAEHGRKKVVHVLEGESGSVVVQTAPGQVVSHRGGTIVLPCRYHYEAAAHGHDSVRLKWTKVVDPLAFADVFVALGAQHRAFGSYRGRAELQGDGPGDASLVLRNVTLQDYGRYECEVTNELEDDTGMVKLDLEGVVFPYHPRGGRYKLTFTEAQRACAEQDGILASAEQLHAAWRDGLDWCNAGWLRDGSVQYPVSQPREPCGGLGGAGSAGAGGGASGGVRNYGYRQNAEELYDAFCFTSNLPGRVFFLKPLRPVPFAGAARACAARGAAVAKVGQLFAAWKLQLLDRCTAGWLADGSARYPIVNPRARCGGRRPGVRSLGFPDATRRLFGVYCYRAPGAPDPAPGGWGWGWAGGGGWAGGARDPAAWTPLRV